Proteins encoded by one window of Synechococcus sp. MVIR-18-1:
- the ruvC gene encoding crossover junction endodeoxyribonuclease RuvC, translating into MRILGIDPGLARVGYGVIDVEPRKGSQEGSQRMVDCGIIRTDPGRSEGERMVEIARDLRQIIRIHQPELASVEKFFFYRSSNTIAVVQARGVLIMTLTRFGLPIVEFPPMQIKQALTGHGHADKDEVLEAVMRELNLDTPPRPDDAADALAVALTAWFQQ; encoded by the coding sequence TTGCGGATCCTTGGCATTGATCCAGGCCTAGCTCGGGTCGGCTACGGCGTGATCGACGTTGAGCCACGCAAGGGGAGCCAGGAAGGCTCGCAACGGATGGTCGACTGCGGAATCATTCGCACCGATCCAGGCCGAAGCGAGGGAGAGCGAATGGTGGAAATTGCGCGTGATCTGCGCCAAATCATTCGCATCCATCAACCAGAACTGGCCAGCGTGGAGAAGTTTTTCTTCTACCGCTCCAGCAACACCATCGCCGTGGTGCAGGCCCGCGGGGTGTTGATCATGACGCTCACACGCTTTGGGCTGCCGATTGTGGAATTCCCGCCGATGCAAATTAAGCAGGCATTAACGGGTCATGGCCATGCCGACAAAGACGAAGTTCTTGAAGCCGTGATGCGTGAACTCAATCTCGACACACCCCCACGACCTGATGATGCTGCCGATGCTCTAGCCGTTGCGCTGACCGCATGGTTTCAGCAATAG
- the bchI gene encoding magnesium chelatase ATPase subunit I: protein MSSPRKRRVFPFTAVIGQQEMKLALLLNVIDPRIGGVMIMGDRGTGKSTTIRALADLLPGIEVVAGDSYNSSPTDPDLQSSDVRQRLEQGETLGTEQRQVPMVDLPLGATEDRLCGTIDIEKALSEGVRAFEPGLLAKANRGLLYVDEVNLLDDHLVDVLLDSAASGWNTVEREGVSVRHPARFVLIGSGNPEEGELRPQLLDRFGMSVEVRTVRDPQLRVQVVDQRTAFDSDPDAFSISVTAGQDALQARVVEAQQRLEQVTIDDDLRLSISSVCGELDVDGLRGDIVTNRAARALAAFEGRTEVSEDDVARVVSCCLRHRLRKDPLEQIDSGDRVVKVFCKVFERNESDDRSEFELALAS, encoded by the coding sequence GTGAGTTCACCGCGCAAGCGCAGAGTCTTTCCCTTCACCGCCGTCATCGGCCAGCAAGAGATGAAGTTGGCGCTGCTGCTCAACGTGATCGACCCGCGCATTGGCGGCGTGATGATCATGGGAGACCGCGGCACGGGCAAATCCACAACGATCCGGGCACTGGCAGACCTGTTGCCCGGCATTGAGGTGGTTGCTGGCGATTCATACAACAGCTCACCCACCGATCCCGACCTGCAAAGCAGTGACGTGAGGCAGCGCTTAGAACAAGGCGAAACCCTTGGCACGGAACAACGCCAAGTGCCGATGGTGGACCTTCCCCTGGGAGCCACAGAAGATCGCCTCTGCGGCACGATCGACATCGAGAAAGCCTTGAGTGAAGGCGTTCGCGCCTTTGAACCGGGTTTGCTCGCCAAAGCAAACCGCGGCCTGCTCTACGTCGACGAAGTCAACCTGCTCGATGATCACCTGGTGGACGTTCTGCTCGACTCCGCTGCCTCCGGCTGGAACACGGTGGAACGTGAGGGTGTCTCCGTGCGTCACCCCGCGCGCTTCGTGTTGATTGGGTCGGGCAACCCAGAAGAGGGAGAGCTGCGCCCCCAGCTGCTCGATCGCTTTGGGATGAGCGTGGAGGTGCGCACCGTTCGCGATCCGCAGTTAAGAGTGCAAGTCGTGGACCAGCGCACGGCCTTCGATAGTGACCCCGATGCCTTCAGCATCAGCGTGACGGCCGGCCAAGACGCCCTACAGGCCAGGGTGGTGGAAGCGCAGCAACGCCTTGAGCAGGTCACGATTGACGATGATTTGCGCCTGAGCATTTCATCGGTCTGCGGAGAATTGGACGTGGATGGATTGCGTGGCGACATCGTGACCAACCGGGCAGCCCGTGCCCTTGCAGCCTTTGAAGGGCGAACAGAGGTCAGCGAAGACGATGTTGCCCGCGTGGTGTCTTGCTGTCTGCGTCATCGGTTGCGGAAAGATCCCCTAGAACAAATCGACTCCGGTGACCGGGTTGTGAAGGTGTTCTGCAAGGTGTTTGAGCGCAATGAATCGGACGACCGCTCTGAATTCGAACTGGCCTTGGCCAGCTAA